In Sphingobacterium zeae, one genomic interval encodes:
- a CDS encoding SusD/RagB family nutrient-binding outer membrane lipoprotein, with the protein MKNFKIILIAILVVGLMQSCTKNFIETNTNPNETENAYPYQFMASAFINSVSANMSRNRSFNNELMQVTVSIGDGDGKVFRYDFRRSWADYIWGAHYSEITNFKEMYKKAMEPVTFNRSYQAIAIIGQVWLYSILTDMYGDIPYSQSNLAGDSLIVEPKFDKQEDIYFDMLQRLDSANTLLQIKATTETIDATNDPIYRGDLVKWRKFNNSLFLRLLLRVADKKSLHQDYVLDKIKTILSTEKDRYPIMASNDDSAILRWTNDGAYVSPFKSTRAQDFRAVALCSFFLDYLRDTNDPRIDIPTYGTAGINRMGIAPVSGNYVGVPSGYAAGSEDYSKMSYFYSFDQNNGVNSLQTEPITGMIMPFAELQFIKAEAVLKGWIEGNIEDHFYSGVENNIKLWIPSWTVTAKEHLEKSDREWKDNVPFAEKMEQIHFQKYQALFMADMQQWYEYRRTGHPILPKGKGLQNNGEMPARMYYPVIVQSANPTNYKLAVQQQGPDEINTKVWWQKP; encoded by the coding sequence ATGAAGAATTTTAAAATAATATTAATTGCAATTCTTGTAGTAGGATTAATGCAATCCTGTACAAAGAATTTCATAGAGACCAATACGAACCCGAATGAAACAGAAAATGCTTATCCTTACCAATTTATGGCAAGCGCATTTATTAATTCGGTTTCTGCAAATATGAGCAGAAATAGGTCATTTAACAACGAATTAATGCAAGTTACTGTTTCAATTGGGGATGGGGATGGAAAAGTATTTCGCTATGACTTTAGAAGGAGTTGGGCAGACTACATCTGGGGTGCACATTATTCGGAGATTACAAACTTCAAGGAAATGTATAAAAAGGCGATGGAGCCGGTCACTTTCAATAGATCTTATCAGGCTATCGCCATTATTGGTCAAGTATGGCTTTATTCTATTTTGACAGATATGTATGGGGATATCCCTTATTCGCAGTCTAACTTGGCGGGAGATTCACTGATAGTAGAACCGAAATTTGACAAACAAGAAGATATTTATTTTGATATGTTGCAAAGGTTGGACTCTGCAAATACGTTACTTCAAATAAAGGCGACTACCGAAACAATTGATGCGACTAATGACCCAATTTATAGAGGTGATTTGGTTAAATGGAGGAAGTTTAATAACTCTTTGTTTTTAAGGTTGTTATTGCGTGTCGCTGATAAAAAAAGCCTTCATCAGGATTATGTGTTGGACAAAATTAAAACAATTCTTTCGACTGAAAAAGATCGTTATCCCATCATGGCTAGCAATGATGACTCTGCAATTTTACGATGGACAAACGATGGAGCATATGTCTCGCCTTTCAAGTCAACCCGCGCACAGGATTTTAGAGCAGTTGCGTTGTGCTCTTTTTTCTTAGATTATTTAAGGGATACAAACGATCCTCGTATTGATATTCCAACCTATGGAACAGCAGGAATTAATCGAATGGGAATTGCTCCTGTCTCAGGCAATTATGTGGGTGTTCCTAGTGGATATGCAGCTGGATCAGAAGATTATTCTAAAATGTCGTATTTCTATTCTTTTGATCAAAATAATGGTGTTAATAGTTTACAGACGGAGCCAATAACTGGTATGATCATGCCTTTTGCTGAATTGCAATTTATCAAAGCAGAAGCGGTATTAAAGGGATGGATTGAAGGAAATATAGAAGATCATTTTTACAGTGGAGTTGAAAATAATATAAAATTATGGATACCAAGTTGGACAGTAACTGCGAAAGAGCATTTAGAGAAATCAGATAGAGAATGGAAAGATAACGTACCGTTTGCTGAAAAGATGGAGCAAATCCATTTTCAAAAATACCAAGCATTATTTATGGCTGATATGCAACAGTGGTATGAATATCGCAGAACAGGACATCCTATATTGCCAAAAGGTAAGGGGTTACAAAATAATGGAGAAATGCCAGCACGGATGTATTATCCAGTGATTGTGCAATCGGCTAATCCGACGAATTATAAACTTGCTGTCCAGCAACAAGGACCAGACGAAATTAATACCAAAGTTTGGTGGCAAAAACCTTAA
- a CDS encoding DUF5689 domain-containing protein translates to MTKHIFFLIIVVFGVFSFNSCKKDSPSYPGGEVSAYIGIYDVRTLFKGTPIELNLETLGGSSKITGIVTSDHSAGNLPHGVLVIQDRRRLDLLRGISIQMGEKASEYSPGDSIVVDLIGGKLQRLNGILQITGISSNKIEKISDGNRYQALRVTADQILKEPTKYESTLIVLVKGGFSYTPREGQILSGDQKINDGFGFITVRTNPESELANLPQYKMANYLGILFNEASGDSLIPYQSLRTKSDLVQIRSEYKTPKVVVTGLLNDPSGSTDANYEYMQFLATEDIDFSKTPFSVVTTNNANASTPTGIPINGWATGGLRTYKINLIVGSVKKGQFFYVGGTNKLIAGEKSTSISDAHWVANYDYANKAGYDFGTKTGNLLANSGNAFGVAVFSTIQVTATTIPEDLVFVSTGGSLVSANAGYRIANTDFYDIVNPVTLTNQPFYRNGDNTKAFVYASPSADTFIQFNGEFNMTLGRWTKSRVQNNVLLTKESKLQEVENEWSTKLVE, encoded by the coding sequence ATGACAAAGCATATATTTTTTTTAATAATAGTAGTTTTTGGAGTATTCAGCTTCAATTCCTGTAAAAAAGACAGTCCTAGTTACCCTGGAGGTGAAGTTAGTGCTTACATTGGGATTTATGACGTGCGTACACTATTCAAAGGAACTCCAATTGAGTTGAATTTAGAGACTCTGGGTGGATCTTCAAAAATAACAGGGATTGTTACTTCAGATCATAGCGCAGGTAATTTACCGCATGGTGTGTTAGTGATTCAGGATCGTAGGAGGTTGGATTTATTGCGCGGAATTTCAATCCAAATGGGAGAAAAAGCCAGCGAGTATTCTCCAGGCGATTCTATTGTAGTAGATTTGATAGGAGGAAAATTGCAGCGGTTAAATGGAATATTGCAGATAACAGGTATTTCCAGTAACAAAATTGAAAAAATTTCTGATGGAAATCGCTATCAGGCGCTCCGCGTTACCGCTGATCAAATTTTGAAAGAGCCAACAAAATATGAAAGTACTTTAATTGTTCTTGTCAAGGGGGGATTTAGTTATACCCCAAGGGAAGGTCAAATACTTTCTGGTGATCAAAAAATAAATGACGGTTTCGGTTTTATTACGGTAAGAACTAATCCCGAATCTGAATTGGCGAATTTGCCTCAATATAAAATGGCGAACTATCTGGGAATATTATTTAACGAGGCATCAGGAGATAGTCTTATTCCTTATCAGTCCCTTAGAACAAAGTCTGATCTTGTACAGATTAGGTCGGAATACAAAACACCTAAGGTGGTTGTAACGGGGCTTCTGAATGATCCTAGCGGCTCAACAGATGCAAACTATGAGTATATGCAGTTTTTAGCAACGGAGGATATTGATTTTTCCAAAACACCGTTCAGTGTTGTTACAACAAATAATGCAAATGCATCAACTCCTACCGGTATACCAATTAACGGTTGGGCCACAGGTGGCTTAAGAACTTACAAAATTAATCTGATAGTTGGTTCTGTAAAAAAAGGACAGTTTTTCTATGTAGGCGGCACAAATAAGTTAATTGCTGGTGAGAAATCTACGAGTATATCCGACGCACATTGGGTTGCCAATTACGATTATGCTAACAAAGCGGGATATGACTTTGGAACGAAAACTGGCAATTTACTCGCAAACAGCGGAAATGCTTTTGGAGTAGCTGTTTTTTCAACAATTCAAGTAACAGCTACAACTATTCCAGAGGATTTGGTATTTGTGAGTACAGGAGGCTCTCTAGTAAGTGCCAATGCTGGGTATCGTATCGCTAACACTGATTTTTATGATATTGTTAATCCGGTTACCTTAACTAATCAGCCATTCTATAGAAATGGAGATAATACCAAGGCATTTGTGTACGCATCTCCGTCGGCGGATACCTTTATCCAATTTAATGGGGAATTTAATATGACACTAGGAAGGTGGACAAAATCCCGCGTGCAAAATAATGTTTTGTTAACAAAAGAGTCTAAACTACAGGAAGTTGAAAATGAGTGGTCGACGAAGCTAGTTGAATAA
- a CDS encoding DUF937 domain-containing protein yields the protein MNLIDLVTGGVGSKAIETISKITGVSESKAKWIVAAAVPLMIAALNYNAKNKGQAENIDKAIDQHSNSGILDKIGDLFGQGGAEQNGSEDGNKIVNHMFGQNTEVVTQNIADKAGLSSSQVTGVLATLAPIVMGYLGQQKQASSGGGIGDLIGSVLGGGTQQNVGGGMLGGILGSFLGGSQEEQAQATEQPASGGSVTDMLGGLAGSFFDKNNNGQAKGNILDSIAGMFGK from the coding sequence ATGAACTTAATAGATTTAGTTACAGGTGGAGTAGGCTCTAAAGCGATAGAGACTATTTCAAAAATTACTGGTGTCAGTGAATCTAAAGCAAAATGGATTGTAGCGGCAGCAGTTCCCTTGATGATTGCAGCACTGAATTACAACGCGAAAAACAAAGGGCAGGCAGAAAATATTGATAAGGCTATTGATCAGCATAGCAATAGCGGGATACTCGATAAAATTGGCGATCTATTTGGACAAGGAGGAGCGGAGCAGAATGGTTCTGAAGATGGCAATAAAATTGTTAACCATATGTTTGGTCAAAATACCGAAGTAGTAACCCAGAATATTGCGGATAAAGCAGGCTTGAGTTCCTCACAGGTAACAGGGGTACTGGCCACGCTGGCTCCTATCGTAATGGGATATTTAGGGCAACAAAAGCAGGCTTCAAGTGGCGGTGGTATTGGCGATCTGATAGGTTCTGTGCTAGGAGGTGGAACACAACAAAATGTAGGTGGCGGTATGTTGGGTGGTATATTAGGCTCTTTTTTAGGCGGTAGCCAAGAAGAACAAGCGCAAGCAACTGAGCAACCGGCATCGGGAGGTAGTGTTACCGACATGTTGGGTGGATTGGCAGGCAGTTTTTTTGATAAAAATAACAATGGGCAGGCAAAGGGCAATATTCTTGATTCAATCGCCGGTATGTTTGGCAAGTAA
- the trhO gene encoding oxygen-dependent tRNA uridine(34) hydroxylase TrhO: MTQYQTLLYYCYSPIEDAEKFASDHLEFCKSLDLVGRIIVADEGLNGTVSGTVEACKSYMDAIYADGRFNKTEFKIDDVDEPSFIKMHCRYKAEIVHSGLRDPKEIDPNRQTGVHLEPKDFLAMKDQEDVVVLDVRSNYEHNVGHFKNAVTLDIDNFREFPEKIKELEQYKGKKILTYCTGGIKCEKASALLLKEGFEDVYQLHGGIIKYGKEAGGEDFEGQCYVFDNRVTVDVNSVNPSVVSTCFNCGKQTTKMINCANPTCNEHFTQCDECGWEMDGCCSPACKENPNKREYDGTGYYVKVPQPVNIDKISKRKHKNFPPKVSAED, translated from the coding sequence ATGACACAATATCAAACTTTGCTGTACTATTGTTACAGCCCTATTGAGGATGCCGAAAAATTCGCATCAGATCACTTAGAATTTTGTAAATCACTGGACTTAGTCGGCCGTATCATTGTAGCTGATGAAGGTCTTAATGGAACTGTTTCGGGTACTGTAGAAGCATGTAAAAGCTATATGGATGCCATTTATGCCGATGGTCGTTTCAATAAAACAGAGTTCAAAATTGACGATGTAGATGAACCATCATTCATTAAAATGCATTGCCGCTACAAAGCCGAAATCGTTCACTCTGGTTTGCGTGATCCAAAAGAAATTGACCCCAACCGCCAAACCGGTGTGCACCTTGAACCGAAGGATTTCTTGGCCATGAAAGACCAAGAGGATGTGGTTGTATTGGATGTACGCTCAAATTACGAGCACAATGTTGGTCATTTTAAAAATGCTGTTACCCTAGATATTGACAATTTCCGCGAGTTTCCGGAGAAAATCAAAGAGCTCGAACAATATAAAGGAAAAAAAATATTAACGTACTGCACAGGCGGTATCAAATGTGAGAAGGCATCTGCTCTCTTGTTAAAAGAAGGCTTCGAGGATGTTTATCAATTACATGGCGGCATTATCAAATACGGAAAGGAAGCAGGTGGTGAAGATTTTGAAGGTCAATGCTACGTCTTTGACAATCGTGTTACTGTCGATGTAAATTCTGTCAACCCATCCGTGGTATCAACTTGTTTTAACTGTGGCAAGCAAACCACCAAAATGATCAACTGCGCCAACCCAACTTGTAATGAACATTTCACACAATGTGATGAGTGCGGCTGGGAGATGGATGGATGCTGTTCGCCAGCATGTAAGGAAAATCCCAATAAACGTGAATATGACGGAACAGGATATTATGTCAAGGTACCTCAACCCGTCAATATTGACAAAATCAGCAAAAGAAAACATAAAAATTTTCCACCGAAAGTATCGGCCGAAGATTAA
- a CDS encoding DUF3820 family protein, translating into MLNPEILTELVTVKMPFGKYQGYTLCNLPEPYLVWYNQKGFPKGKLGQQLATLYEIKLNGLEYLLEPLKKR; encoded by the coding sequence ATGTTAAATCCTGAAATTTTAACCGAGCTTGTTACAGTCAAGATGCCGTTTGGCAAATACCAGGGATACACCTTATGTAATCTTCCTGAGCCTTATCTTGTGTGGTATAACCAAAAAGGCTTTCCAAAGGGAAAACTAGGCCAGCAGCTAGCGACACTCTATGAAATAAAGCTTAATGGCTTGGAATACCTCCTCGAACCTTTGAAGAAAAGGTGA
- a CDS encoding glycosyltransferase family 2 protein — protein sequence MSAHPKFSIITVVYNNVRDIEYTLKSVVNQSYDNIEYIVIDGQSTDGTLDVIQKYSNQISVVLSEKDKGIYDAMNKGLALATGDYVLFLNSGDEIYDLNSIENLAKLSDNADILYGETILVDEHRNIVGERRHKVPAHFDWKSFRYGMNICHQAIYIKREIAEPYDLNYKLCADIDWVIRCAKKSKKSVNAQQYVARYLVGGMSKQKHKESLKERFAIFKHYYGAIPNLFNHGIIALKAIWHRLNYGKPQD from the coding sequence ATGTCTGCTCATCCTAAATTTTCGATTATAACTGTCGTTTACAACAATGTGCGTGACATAGAATACACCCTTAAATCTGTTGTTAATCAAAGCTATGACAATATAGAGTATATTGTCATAGACGGACAATCAACCGATGGTACATTAGATGTCATCCAAAAATATAGCAATCAGATTTCTGTCGTGTTATCCGAGAAAGATAAGGGCATCTATGATGCGATGAATAAAGGGTTGGCCCTAGCAACAGGTGATTATGTTCTTTTTCTAAATTCCGGTGATGAAATATATGATCTCAACAGCATTGAGAACCTTGCTAAACTGAGTGACAACGCCGATATTCTTTATGGCGAAACTATACTTGTAGACGAACATCGAAATATTGTTGGTGAACGGAGGCACAAGGTTCCGGCTCATTTCGACTGGAAAAGCTTTCGCTACGGCATGAATATCTGTCATCAGGCGATCTACATCAAGCGGGAAATCGCCGAGCCATACGATCTCAATTATAAATTATGCGCCGATATTGACTGGGTTATTCGCTGTGCCAAAAAGTCAAAAAAATCAGTTAATGCACAGCAATATGTGGCCCGCTATCTTGTTGGTGGAATGTCAAAGCAAAAACATAAGGAATCTTTAAAAGAGCGTTTTGCTATTTTCAAACACTATTATGGGGCTATTCCTAATCTATTCAACCATGGGATTATTGCACTTAAAGCCATATGGCACCGTCTTAATTATGGAAAACCTCAAGACTAA
- a CDS encoding glycosyltransferase, whose protein sequence is MNNIAPVILFVYNRPDHTIRTLSALENNKLADQTTLYIYSDAAKNEKSVQAVTEVRKIINKQWNFKEVIVVERTENWGLAANVIDGVTKVVHAHGKIIVLEDDLETSVFALDYFNKALERYKDQEQVMEISGYSYPVKDLNKLPETFFFRVANSWGWATWDRAWKYFNPNIDEIVSDFTAAQIHQFSIEGKENFWKQVRELKAGKINSWAIRWYASIFRKNGLVLYPRNSMTQNIGNDGSGTHTASESTYQVALAEHPVAYFPTEISENKQAYEAIKHFYAHRKGSLFNRAIRFFKKKINTFNT, encoded by the coding sequence ATGAACAATATTGCTCCAGTCATACTTTTTGTGTACAATCGTCCTGATCATACAATAAGGACACTCTCAGCTTTAGAAAATAATAAACTAGCAGACCAGACCACGCTATACATCTATTCGGATGCTGCAAAAAACGAAAAATCTGTTCAGGCAGTTACTGAAGTACGAAAGATTATCAATAAGCAATGGAACTTTAAAGAGGTTATTGTTGTAGAACGGACAGAAAATTGGGGTTTGGCAGCCAATGTGATCGATGGTGTTACAAAAGTGGTCCATGCACATGGAAAGATTATTGTCTTAGAAGACGATCTAGAAACTTCAGTTTTTGCCCTGGATTATTTTAACAAAGCATTGGAGCGGTATAAAGATCAAGAACAGGTCATGGAAATCAGTGGCTACAGTTATCCGGTAAAGGATTTAAATAAGCTGCCAGAGACGTTCTTTTTCCGAGTAGCAAACAGTTGGGGTTGGGCAACCTGGGATCGCGCCTGGAAATATTTCAACCCAAACATTGATGAAATTGTATCGGATTTTACAGCAGCGCAGATCCATCAGTTTAGTATAGAGGGTAAAGAAAATTTTTGGAAACAAGTACGGGAATTGAAGGCGGGAAAGATCAACTCTTGGGCGATCCGCTGGTATGCTTCCATATTCAGAAAAAATGGGTTAGTTTTGTATCCTAGGAATTCGATGACCCAGAATATTGGGAACGACGGTTCGGGCACACATACAGCTTCTGAATCAACTTATCAGGTTGCACTAGCTGAACATCCTGTAGCGTATTTTCCAACGGAAATTTCAGAAAACAAACAAGCTTACGAAGCCATCAAGCATTTTTATGCACATCGCAAAGGATCATTGTTCAACCGTGCCATCCGATTCTTTAAAAAGAAAATAAACACATTCAATACATAA
- a CDS encoding glycosyltransferase family 2 protein: MARILTIIVSYNFEPWIHKCLPSLLDSSYPTDILVVDNNSSDNTTQIIKETYPTIRLIESSANLGFGKANNLGLDIVLKEEYDYAFLVNQDAWLDRDCIANLVKVNADNIGIISPIHYDGTETTLDYGFAVYTKNAIIENSNRICTFVNAAFWFIPNPVIRKVGGFAPIFFHYGEDKDYANRIKYYGLIIVLAEGAKAYHDRQQRKIDRKAFMKSEFVYHLTEYCNINYTFVKAFSMAILASLKKMASSFSKGHTFEAKSYLNIAFRLLGKTGAVYRTRVTNKKVFNKIY; this comes from the coding sequence ATGGCCAGGATTCTCACCATAATCGTCTCTTATAATTTTGAGCCTTGGATCCACAAGTGCTTACCCAGCTTATTGGATTCAAGCTACCCAACAGATATTTTAGTTGTAGACAACAATTCGTCAGACAACACAACACAGATCATAAAAGAAACGTATCCAACAATAAGACTGATAGAAAGTTCCGCAAATTTAGGTTTTGGAAAGGCCAACAACCTTGGACTTGATATTGTTTTGAAAGAAGAGTATGATTATGCATTTTTAGTCAATCAGGACGCCTGGCTAGATCGGGACTGTATTGCCAACTTAGTGAAAGTCAACGCAGACAATATCGGAATTATCTCACCTATTCACTACGATGGAACCGAAACAACGCTGGACTATGGTTTTGCTGTCTATACAAAAAACGCTATCATCGAAAATTCTAATCGAATTTGCACGTTCGTCAATGCTGCATTTTGGTTTATCCCCAATCCAGTAATCCGAAAAGTTGGTGGTTTCGCACCGATCTTTTTCCATTATGGAGAAGATAAAGATTATGCCAACCGAATCAAGTACTACGGATTAATCATTGTTCTCGCTGAAGGAGCCAAAGCCTACCACGATAGGCAACAACGTAAAATAGACCGCAAAGCTTTTATGAAAAGCGAATTTGTCTATCATTTGACAGAATATTGCAATATCAATTATACTTTTGTAAAAGCTTTTTCCATGGCAATATTGGCAAGTCTAAAGAAAATGGCGTCTTCATTTTCTAAAGGTCATACTTTTGAAGCAAAAAGCTACTTAAACATTGCTTTTAGGCTGTTGGGCAAAACAGGAGCAGTTTACCGTACCCGTGTGACTAACAAAAAAGTCTTCAACAAAATCTATTGA
- a CDS encoding lipopolysaccharide biosynthesis protein: MSSQTKNDSLKSKTTKGLLWGGMASIIQQFLGFGFGILLNRKLTAEDYGLVAMITIFSVLASAFQESGFVYGIVNKKQVEHKDYNAVFWTSVGIGTFIYIVLFFAAPLIALYYNQPVLIELSRFTFLSFWLGSFGIAHNAYLFRNLKIKERVITGTFALIVSNVVGVYLAYKDYAYWAYAIQIVSYSGFNMLGFWYFSKFRPTFQFDFRPIRDILGFSSKILVTNIFINLNKNIYAAILGRHYTAEELGYTVNPNRWSIMAQNILTNMVNNVTQPILKEIEDDKDRQVRIFRKLISFTAFLAFPMLFGLTTVAQDFITIAITDKWAQSAIFLQIFCIGAAFDSVSNVFSNLIISKGKPEVYMRNIIVFGLLQIAILFFGKSLGLELLIGLTSALNALWIFVWYISAKPYMNYSFRYLLTDIFAYALLAAISCLAAHYATAAIANLYLRFASTIGIAVCSYIIVNRIFKPSILLELYNYFLTVIRKK; encoded by the coding sequence ATGTCATCGCAAACGAAAAATGACTCTTTAAAATCAAAAACAACAAAAGGACTGCTATGGGGTGGTATGGCCAGTATCATCCAGCAGTTTTTGGGCTTCGGCTTCGGCATCCTTCTAAACCGTAAACTAACAGCGGAAGATTACGGTTTAGTAGCGATGATCACTATCTTTTCCGTTCTAGCTTCTGCCTTTCAAGAAAGTGGGTTTGTTTACGGTATCGTCAATAAAAAGCAGGTTGAACATAAGGATTATAATGCTGTTTTCTGGACAAGTGTCGGGATTGGAACATTCATCTATATCGTCTTATTTTTCGCAGCTCCTCTTATCGCTCTATATTATAATCAACCAGTACTTATAGAACTAAGCAGGTTTACCTTCTTGTCCTTTTGGCTAGGAAGTTTTGGTATCGCCCATAACGCCTACCTCTTCAGAAATCTAAAAATAAAAGAACGCGTTATTACGGGCACTTTTGCACTTATTGTATCCAATGTGGTCGGGGTTTATCTTGCTTATAAAGATTATGCTTATTGGGCGTACGCTATTCAAATTGTATCCTACAGTGGCTTTAATATGCTCGGATTCTGGTATTTTTCCAAATTTAGGCCAACTTTTCAATTCGATTTCCGACCCATTCGTGACATTTTAGGATTTAGCAGTAAGATACTGGTTACCAACATCTTTATCAACCTAAATAAAAATATCTATGCGGCAATCTTAGGTCGTCATTATACCGCAGAAGAATTAGGTTACACCGTTAATCCAAATCGCTGGAGCATCATGGCCCAGAATATATTGACCAATATGGTCAATAACGTGACACAGCCTATTTTAAAGGAGATAGAAGATGACAAGGATAGACAAGTTCGGATTTTTCGCAAACTGATTTCCTTTACAGCCTTTTTAGCCTTTCCAATGTTATTTGGTTTAACAACGGTAGCACAAGATTTTATTACTATTGCGATCACCGACAAATGGGCGCAAAGCGCCATATTTCTTCAAATATTTTGTATTGGTGCCGCATTTGATTCTGTAAGCAATGTTTTCTCTAACTTAATCATTAGCAAGGGGAAACCTGAAGTTTATATGCGGAATATCATTGTTTTTGGCCTACTCCAAATTGCCATCCTATTTTTCGGCAAATCATTAGGCCTAGAACTGCTCATTGGATTAACCTCGGCATTAAATGCCCTCTGGATATTCGTTTGGTACATATCAGCCAAACCTTATATGAACTATTCATTTCGTTATCTGCTAACAGATATTTTCGCTTATGCACTATTGGCAGCGATAAGCTGCTTAGCAGCCCATTATGCCACCGCAGCCATCGCCAACCTCTATCTTCGGTTTGCAAGTACAATTGGAATTGCAGTATGCAGTTATATCATCGTAAATAGAATCTTTAAACCCAGTATTTTGTTGGAATTATACAACTATTTCCTAACAGTTATCCGAAAAAAATAG
- a CDS encoding DeoR/GlpR family DNA-binding transcription regulator, whose protein sequence is MLKEERQAFIIHQINLHNKVLSSDLSVQLNVSEDTIRRDLNELAENGKVLKVYGGALSKSFQFPFQDGNVYAKEAKKEIAKKASTLISNGMTVLVGGGTTLIELARTIPDHLQCTFFTISPLVALELAEKPNLEVILVGGKLSRNTNIVSGAQVANELADLKVDLCLLGTNSLSVEDGVTDSDWEVVQIKRAMIKCSKKVAILSIAEKLNSVQKMKVVPLRDISYLITDVNPTDVSLKEFANTIAIL, encoded by the coding sequence ATGTTAAAGGAAGAAAGACAAGCATTCATTATACATCAGATTAACCTACATAACAAAGTTTTATCTTCAGATCTAAGTGTCCAGCTGAATGTATCTGAGGATACAATTAGACGAGACTTAAACGAACTTGCAGAGAACGGTAAAGTTTTAAAAGTCTATGGTGGAGCATTATCCAAATCTTTTCAATTTCCCTTCCAGGATGGGAATGTGTATGCCAAGGAAGCAAAAAAAGAAATTGCTAAGAAAGCAAGCACATTAATCTCAAATGGCATGACAGTCTTAGTCGGCGGCGGGACAACATTAATCGAATTGGCAAGAACAATACCTGATCACCTGCAGTGTACATTTTTCACTATAAGCCCGTTAGTTGCATTAGAACTGGCAGAAAAACCAAACCTGGAAGTCATTTTGGTCGGCGGAAAGCTTTCACGCAACACAAACATTGTTTCTGGAGCTCAAGTGGCCAATGAATTGGCTGATCTTAAAGTCGATCTTTGTTTGTTGGGAACAAATTCTCTTTCCGTAGAAGACGGGGTTACTGACTCGGACTGGGAGGTCGTACAAATCAAACGCGCTATGATTAAATGCTCGAAAAAGGTAGCTATTCTGAGCATTGCGGAAAAACTTAATTCAGTTCAAAAAATGAAAGTAGTTCCGTTACGTGATATTTCCTATTTGATTACCGATGTCAATCCGACTGATGTTTCCCTAAAAGAATTTGCGAATACAATTGCAATACTTTAA
- a CDS encoding YebC/PmpR family DNA-binding transcriptional regulator, with product MGRAFEFRKERKFKRWAKMAVQFTRLGKEIAMAVKESGPHPETNSRLRTAIHNAKAVNMPKDRIEAAIKRASEKDSKGYEEYVYEGYGPHGVPVLIETATDNTNRTVGNIRSYFTKAGGSLGKTGSLDFIFNRKSIFRFAATEELDLEELELELIDGGLEELYVESDEEGNDVAVVQTSFEDFGNMQKLLEEKGIEVKSAKLERIALSHSDITEEQAADVLKMIDKIEEDDDVQAVYHNMA from the coding sequence ATGGGAAGAGCTTTCGAATTCAGAAAAGAGCGGAAATTCAAACGCTGGGCCAAAATGGCCGTTCAATTTACACGTTTAGGTAAAGAAATCGCTATGGCGGTTAAAGAAAGCGGCCCTCATCCCGAAACCAACTCGAGACTTCGTACAGCAATACACAATGCCAAGGCTGTTAATATGCCCAAGGATCGTATTGAAGCTGCAATCAAACGTGCTTCAGAGAAAGATTCCAAGGGTTATGAAGAATATGTATACGAAGGCTATGGCCCTCACGGTGTACCTGTTTTAATTGAAACTGCTACCGATAATACCAACCGAACTGTAGGAAACATTCGCAGCTATTTTACGAAAGCTGGCGGTTCACTGGGAAAAACAGGATCACTGGATTTTATTTTTAACCGCAAATCCATTTTCCGTTTTGCTGCAACAGAAGAACTGGACTTAGAAGAGTTGGAATTAGAGTTGATCGATGGGGGCTTAGAAGAATTATACGTGGAATCTGATGAAGAGGGCAATGATGTTGCTGTCGTTCAAACTTCTTTTGAAGACTTTGGTAATATGCAAAAATTACTGGAAGAGAAAGGAATTGAGGTGAAATCTGCGAAATTGGAACGCATCGCCTTATCGCATTCAGATATTACCGAAGAACAAGCAGCGGATGTCTTAAAGATGATTGATAAAATCGAAGAAGATGATGATGTTCAAGCCGTTTACCATAATATGGCATAG